In Bacillota bacterium, the following proteins share a genomic window:
- a CDS encoding type II toxin-antitoxin system Phd/YefM family antitoxin has protein sequence MLSFDIDSLVSATALSRSLGKYLAKCKEKPLLILRNNEVEGVLLSAEAYRELLESYELVQDIRLAREIFEQPTDNPEDKDVFEIMREVEEQGRVQR, from the coding sequence GTGCTTTCATTCGACATCGACAGCCTGGTCAGCGCCACCGCTCTCTCCAGGTCGCTGGGGAAATATCTGGCCAAGTGTAAGGAGAAGCCGCTGCTGATCCTCAGGAACAACGAGGTAGAAGGGGTGCTGCTAAGCGCAGAAGCCTACAGGGAACTGCTGGAGTCCTACGAGCTGGTCCAGGACATCAGACTGGCCCGGGAGATCTTCGAGCAACCCACCGACAACCCCGAGGATAAGGACGTATTCGAGATAATGCGGGAAGTTGAAGAACAGGGTCGTGTACAGCGTTAA
- a CDS encoding Rpn family recombination-promoting nuclease/putative transposase, translated as MTENQIDHDRLFKELLENFFAEFMELFFPEAARSIDLTQIRFLQQEIFTDVTAGDRHEVDILVETRLKGQPGLILVHIEPQSYVQKNFNERMFVYFSRLYEKHRRKILPVAVFGYDRVRDEPDSFEIVFPFLDVLNFRFYKLELKKLDWREYIHSDNPVAAALLSKMGFRPEERVRVKLEFLRMLARMKLDPARMELLAAFFEAYLKLNREEEEQLYRELGKMDKKEVDAIMQITTSWHEKGRAEGRAEGLAEGLAEGKIKAKQEVVCRYLARRFGADSAAIQEKVPQLTDMDALDRVLDQLFAAGSLEEARNIIWEELSRFIQ; from the coding sequence ATGACGGAAAATCAAATTGACCATGATCGTTTGTTCAAAGAACTTTTGGAGAACTTTTTCGCCGAGTTCATGGAGTTGTTCTTTCCGGAAGCTGCTCGTTCCATTGACCTGACGCAGATCAGGTTTCTCCAGCAAGAAATTTTCACCGATGTTACAGCCGGTGACAGACATGAAGTGGACATTCTGGTGGAAACCAGGCTTAAGGGCCAGCCCGGTTTGATTCTGGTACACATTGAACCGCAATCGTACGTACAAAAGAACTTTAACGAGCGGATGTTCGTTTACTTCAGCCGGTTATACGAGAAGCACCGGCGGAAGATATTACCGGTGGCCGTGTTCGGCTACGACCGGGTACGGGATGAACCGGACAGCTTCGAGATTGTCTTCCCCTTCCTGGATGTTCTAAATTTCCGGTTTTACAAACTGGAGTTAAAAAAACTCGACTGGCGGGAGTACATCCATAGTGACAATCCGGTAGCAGCGGCGCTGTTAAGCAAAATGGGCTTCAGGCCGGAAGAAAGGGTCCGTGTAAAGCTGGAATTCCTGCGCATGCTGGCCCGGATGAAGCTGGACCCGGCCCGGATGGAGTTGCTGGCCGCTTTTTTCGAGGCCTACCTGAAGCTGAACCGCGAGGAAGAAGAACAACTTTACCGGGAATTGGGTAAAATGGATAAAAAGGAGGTTGATGCCATTATGCAAATAACCACCAGCTGGCATGAAAAAGGCCGTGCGGAAGGCCGTGCGGAAGGCCTTGCGGAAGGCCTTGCGGAAGGTAAGATTAAAGCCAAGCAGGAGGTCGTATGCAGGTACCTGGCTCGCAGGTTTGGAGCGGATTCTGCCGCCATACAGGAAAAGGTGCCGCAACTGACCGACATGGATGCGCTGGACCGGGTGCTGGACCAGCTGTTTGCCGCCGGCTCCCTGGAAGAAGCCCGGAACATCATCTGGGAGGAGCTGAGCAGGTTCATTCAATAA